The nucleotide window TCGTGAGGTACTTCTGCCAGGGATCGTTCCGCACGCCGGCGATGTTGGGCATGTTGACGGCGAGCACGGTGACACCGGCGAGATCATCCCACGTCTGGATGTCGCCGAGCTTGAACGGGACGCCGTCAATGACCGGACCGATGAGCGCGATCTTCCACGTGCTGTCGGGAACCGCGACCTTGCCCTCGTTCTTCAAGAACGTGAGTTGGTGCGTCGCGCTGTAGAGCGGGCCGGTGATGATGTAGACCGCGCGCCCGGCTTCGGCGGAATCGGCGACGAAATTCTCGAACTGCGCCCACACGCCCTGATTGAGATCGGCCTGCTGCGGGACGACGTTCGTGAGATAGAACGTCGTTGCGTTCTCCATGTTGGTCGTCGTGCGATCGGCCGAGCGAGTCATGTGCCCGCGATCGAAGCCGCCGTTGGTGTAGTCCGACGTGAAGATCTGCTTGTCGGCCGGCAGGTTCGGATCGGCGGTGAAGCAGTTGCACCGGTTCTCGTTCCCGAACTGCCGGCTGTCGAGCTCGTACGAGACCCAGTTTGGCGTGCCGCGCGACTCGTTGTACGAGAGCACGTACTCCGGACGAGTGATGAGCAGGTCGTTCGGGTTCCCCCCCGCCGGTGTCGGATCGCCGAATTCGTCGTTCTTGGCATAGATCGACGGCGACGCACTGACGGGAATCTCGACGGTGATGGACGTCGTCGACGACGGCAATCCCCCGGTGGTGAATTCGTCAGGGGTGCCGCCTCCCACGGGCGTTGCGGTGATCTTGAGCCGCGGCTTGTTTCCCGGGATCGCGGGCGGCGCGACGGCGTTGATGATGAACGCGCCGGGTGAGGGCGTGAGCACTGTGGCGATCGCCGGATCGAGCGCCTCGACGGTGAATGTCGCGGGCACGATCGTGCCGCCGCTGGACACGCGCGCGGTGAGAAAGATCTGAGCCTGGAAGCCGGGGACGATGCTCGTCGACGAGTAGCTCACGTCGATGAAGTGGATCTCGGGCGTCGTCACGGTGACCTGAATGCCTGCGGTCACGGTGATGCTGTTGTCGACCGCGGTCGCCGTGATCGTGACGGGGTTTGGATCGGCGGCGACGCCCGTGATTTGGCCGGTTCCCGGATCAACGCTCGCAACCGCACTGTTGCTGGAGGACCAGGTTAGCGTCGCCGTCGGCACGGTTTGGTTATTCGCGTCCTGTGGCGTGGCGATGAATGTCGCGGTAGTTCCGGCGGTCAACGAGACGGTGGCCGGTCCCCCGATCGTGACGTGATCGAGGGGGCCGAGGGGCAGTTGCCCGGGGCACACGTGGACCGCGGTGGCGCTGTTTCTGGGGGTGAGGGGCTGGCTAACCCTGGTGAAATCGGCGCTCGGACTCGCCGTATACGCGCAGCCGCTATCGTTTCGGCTGTCCGAAGTCGTGTTGGTCAGCGTCCTCGTCGTATCCGCGCAGGTCCCGGCGCCGTAACCAACGATATCGACGGCCGCGGGGCACGCGCCGGTGATCAGCGCCGTCGACGCGACGAGCGCCACCTTTGCGTTTGTGGCCGACATCGCAATGGTGCCCGTGGCATCGGGCGTCGGAAGCGCGGCGGCTTGGGCATTGGCGCCCGCCGCCTCTTGCACGAGGTAATAGCCGCCGGGCGGGATCGTTCCCGACAGGGTCGTGGCCGCCCAGGTGGTGCTGTTCGCCGAGGCGTACTGCACACTCCATCCAGTGACGGAGACGGCGACGCCGCCAGGATTGAACAACTCGATGAAGTCATTTTTCAGCGTCGCGCCGGAATTTCCGCCGCCGCCGTAGATCTGACTGATGACGATCGACGGCCGGCTCGCCGATTCGTCGCGTCGCGCCGAGCCGGGTCTGATCCCTGACGGGGCGATCGGGTTTTCCGAGCAGGAAACAAGGCTGATGCCAAGGAGTAAGGCGATTGTATGACTCGCGGCGCGAGGTCGCATCTCGGGTGGGATCCTCATATGAATTCGAAGCGGAGTTTGGCAGCGAATCTGCGTCGAATCGCCGACCAGCGGCGGAGAACCTACGCCAATCGCCGGGTTCGACAATAAGCACGGGCAACGAGAACGCTTCGACCGGGTAACATTCGACCATGTCCAACACCCACCCAGCTTTTCGCATTGTTACGGCCGCGCTCGTTTCATTCGCGGTCCCCGCTTTCGCGCCCGCCGGCGCACAACAGGCGAAAACGGCCACAGCTCCTTCCGCCGCGCCGTCCGCGTCTACGCCGCTGCCGACCGATCCAAAGGTCAAAGTCGGCTCGTTGCCGAACGGCATTCGCTACTACATCCGCGTCAACCACAAACCCGAGAAGCGCGCCGAACTGCGGCTCGTCGAGAACGCCGGGTCGGTGCTCGAGAACGAGAACCAGCTCGGGCTCGCGCACTTCGTCGAGCACATGGCGTTCAACGGGACGACGCATTTCAACCACAACGATCTCGTGAAGTACCTGCAGTCCATAGGCGTAAGGTTCGGCGCCGATTTGAATGCGTACACGAGCTTCGACGAGACGGTGTACATCCTGCCCATTCCGACCGACACGGCGCGGATCGTGGACCAAGCGTTCACGATCCTCGAGGACTGGGCGCGCGGACAGCTGTTCGATTCGAGCGAGGTCACCGACGAGCGCGGCGTCGTGCGCGAAGAGTGGCGCTTGGGCAAGGGCGCGAGCGATCGCATGCTACACCAGTGGCTCCCGATCGCCTTGCGCGGATCGCTCTACGCCGAGCGGCTGCCGATCGGCAACGAGCAGAGCATCATGACGGCGACGCCGGCGCGCGTCCGCTCGTTCTACAAGACCTGGTATCGGCCGGACCTCCAGGCCGTGATCGCGGTCGGCGACTTCGATCCGGTGGCCATCGAGGCGTTGATCAAGAAGCACTTCAGCGGAATTCCCAAGGCGGTGAATCCGACGAAGCGGCCGACCATCACCGTGCCGCCCAACAAAGAGCCGTTGATCGCGGTCGCGTCGGACAAGGAAGCGCAGGGCTCCGACGTGAGTCTCATGTTCAAGCTGCCGCTCGAGAAAACAAAGACGGTCGGCGACTACCGGCGCGACCTGATGGAGCGTCTGTACCTGTCGATGCTCAACGCGCGGCTCGAGGAAATCTCGCAGAAGCCCGACGCCCCGTTCCTCGGTGGCGACGCATCGAAGGGGTCGTTCATCGGACGCGAGAGCGACGCCTTCACCCTCGCGGCGAACGTCAAGAACGGCACGATCGACGTGGGGCTCCAAGCGCTGCTGCTCGAGGCGAAGCGGGTCGATGAATTCGGGTTCCTGCAGAGCGAGCTGGATCGCGCGAAGCAGAACATGCTGCGCGGCTACGAGCGAGCCTACGCCGAGCGCGACAAGTCGCAGTCGGCTTCGTACGTGCAGGAATACATCGACAACTACTTGAACGGCGAGCCGTTCCCGGGGATCGACTACGAGTACAAGCTCGTGCAGCAGCTCGTGCCGACGATCTCGCTGGCCGAAGTGAACAAGATGGCGAGCGCGTGGATCACGGACGAGAATCGCGTGATCATCGCGGAATCGCCTGCCAAGGACAGCGTGAAGGTGCCCACGGCGGCGGAGCTCAAGGCGGTATTCGAGCGAGCGGCGAAGACGCCGGTCGTCGCGTACACCGAGAATCTGTCGAGTGGTGCGCTCGTCGCGAACGATCCAACGCCAGGCAAGATCGTGGCAACGAAGACGATTCCGTCCGTGAGCGTCACTGACTGGACGCTGTCGAACGGCGCGCACGTGCTGGTGAAGCCGACGGACTTCAAGGACGACGAAGTGCTGTTCAGCGCGTCGGCGATGGGGGGCTCGTCGCTCGCGCCGGACTCGAACTTCATCTCGGCGGCGTTCGCGTCGAGCGTGGTGGGACTCAGCGGCATCGGCGACTTCAGCGCGGTCGATCTGGGAAAGAAGCTCGCCGGAAAGGCAGCGGCGGTGAGCCCGTCGGTCAGCGAGACAGGTGAAGCGCTGAGCGGCCATGCGTCGCCGAAGGATCTGGAGACGCTCTTCCAGCTGGCGTATCTCGACTTCACGGCCCCCCGCCTCGATGAGTCGGCGTTCGCGGCGTGGAAGAACCAGGCGGCGGCGTTCTTCGCGGACAAAGGGAACGATCCGGACCAGGTGTTCGGCGACACGGTGAGCTGGACGATGTCGCAGCACAACTTCCGGGCGCGCCCGCTGACGGCGCCGGTGTTCGCCGAACTCGATCCGCACAAGTCGCTGTCGTTCTACAAGGATCGGTTCGCGGACGCGGGCAACTTCACGTTCCTGTTCGTCGGCAACGTGGACACGGTGACACTCAAGCCGCTCGTCGAGAAGTACCTCGCGTCGCTGCCGTCCACACACAAGAACGAGACATTCCGCGACAACGGCGGGGCGCCGCCCAAGGGCGTCGTCGAGAAGGTGGTGCGCAAGGGCGTCGAGCCCAAGGCGAACACGCTCATCCAGTTCACCGGCGCGTGCACCTATGCGCCCGAGACGCGCTTTGCGTTCCGCGCCCTCGTCGAGTATTTCCGAATCAAGCTCGACGAGACGCTTCGCGAAAAACTCGGCGGTACCTACAGCCCGAGCTTCGGCGGAGGCTGCGGCCGCATCCCGCGCCAGGAGTACGAGTTGAGCGTGCAGTTCAATTCGTCGCCGGAGAACGTCGAGATGCTCAGCAAGGCCGTCTTCGCAATGATCGACTCACTCAAAGCGAAGCCACCCTCGGCGACGGATCTGGCGAAGGTGAAGGAGCAGCTCACGCGTGCTCGCGAGGTGGAAGTGAAGCAGAACGCCTACTGGGTGGGCAACATCATGGCTCGCCAGCAGGCGGGGGAAGACATCGCGGGCCTGCTCAAGCCGTACGATCAGATGTTGGCCGGCCTCACCGCCGGGCAGATTCAGGACGCCGCGAAGAAGTACTTCGACACGAACAATTACGCGCGGTTCGTGCTGTTGCCGGAGAACGCGAAGGTGAATCCGTAGGGGCCGGTGGGCCGGTGGGCCGGTGAACAAACAACAGCGAAGAGGAACGACGATGTTCCGACTGGGAATGGTGCGTGGCGCCGTCGCGATGCTTGTCGCGGCGGTGCCCGCGGCGGCGCAGATCGGTCAAGGTGAATTCTCGGCGCGGCGTGAGGCGTTGGCGAAGAAGATCGACAGCGGGTTCGTGATCGCGTTCGGTGGACGGACGCCGATCACGGACTTCGGCCCGTTTCACCAACTGCCGGCCTTCCACTACCTGACGAACTTCGACGAGCCCGACGCGGCGATGGTGATGGTCGTGCGCCGCGGCGTCGGGACGACGACGCTGTTTCTCACGCCGGCCGACCCGCGCGCCGCGTTCTACTACGGTTGGCGGCCCGATTCAGCGTCGGTCGAAAAAACGCTCGGGGTGCGAGCGCGGTCGTTCGCGGCGGTCGGAGCGGTCGCGGATTCGTTGGCCAGCGCCGGTCTTCCGCTCTACACGCTCGCCGATTTCGAGGACGCCGATTTTTCGCGCGCGGACTCGCTCACGCGGGGACGCGTCTTCGTTCGATCGCTGGAGTCGAAGCACCCCGGTCTGGTCGCGAAGGACGCCGCAACGCTCGTCGACCAGCTTCGCGCGAAAAAAAGTGCCGCGGAGATCGCGCTGTTAAAAAAAGCGGCGGAGATCAGCTCCGAGGGCCACCGCGCGGCCATGACCGCGCCGATGCCGTCGCACGAATACGAGCTCCAGGCCGCGCTCGAATACACGTTCACCAAACTCGGGGGATCGCGTCCCGCGTACGGTTCGATCGTCGGCTCGGGATTGAACGGAACGCAGCTTCACTACATGAAGGACCGCGGCCAAACGAAGCCGGGCGACGTCGTCGTGATCGACGCTGCGACGGAGTACGAAGGCTACGCGGCGGACATCACGCGGACGATTCCGGTGAGCGGCACATATTCGCCCGAGCAGCGCGCGATGTACCAACTCGTCCGCGACGCGCAATCCGCGGCCGAGCGCAACGCGCGTCCAGGAAAGTCGGCGGCCGCCGCGCAGGATTCGTCCGTTGCCGTCCGCGCGCGCGGACTCGCGAAGCTGGGCTTGATCGAGAGCGAGGACGCGACGTTCGATCCGCCGT belongs to Gemmatimonadaceae bacterium and includes:
- a CDS encoding DNA/RNA non-specific endonuclease; its protein translation is MRPRAASHTIALLLGISLVSCSENPIAPSGIRPGSARRDESASRPSIVISQIYGGGGNSGATLKNDFIELFNPGGVAVSVTGWSVQYASANSTTWAATTLSGTIPPGGYYLVQEAAGANAQAAALPTPDATGTIAMSATNAKVALVASTALITGACPAAVDIVGYGAGTCADTTRTLTNTTSDSRNDSGCAYTASPSADFTRVSQPLTPRNSATAVHVCPGQLPLGPLDHVTIGGPATVSLTAGTTATFIATPQDANNQTVPTATLTWSSSNSAVASVDPGTGQITGVAADPNPVTITATAVDNSITVTAGIQVTVTTPEIHFIDVSYSSTSIVPGFQAQIFLTARVSSGGTIVPATFTVEALDPAIATVLTPSPGAFIINAVAPPAIPGNKPRLKITATPVGGGTPDEFTTGGLPSSTTSITVEIPVSASPSIYAKNDEFGDPTPAGGNPNDLLITRPEYVLSYNESRGTPNWVSYELDSRQFGNENRCNCFTADPNLPADKQIFTSDYTNGGFDRGHMTRSADRTTTNMENATTFYLTNVVPQQADLNQGVWAQFENFVADSAEAGRAVYIITGPLYSATHQLTFLKNEGKVAVPDSTWKIALIGPVIDGVPFKLGDIQTWDDLAGVTVLAVNMPNIAGVRNDPWQKYLTTVDRIETSTGYNFLSLLQTSYQDAVEAGDHRPVASFSMSGTTNEGSSLKFDASASTDPDLGRDDLGRAEALTYTWHFSDGGQTSGKVVYHTFHDNGSFTATLTVADAFGWERNSMQTVVVANVTPSVTFGATTPTSILSGDAVSAAGGFTDPGDDAAWHTLIDWGNGATTPGTFNASGASITGSSIFLALGSYTVTLSVTDKDGATGSNSFSVNVAPRPVPTTIESPTINLNGNGNGNVSLTLTNGNGVDVSLVDISSIRLGSVGVARNGSGFQSEVRGGSLILNFSRLALTNAGVLTPSTTELDLTGSLTTGVQIAAAVSVVVH
- a CDS encoding insulinase family protein, with product MSNTHPAFRIVTAALVSFAVPAFAPAGAQQAKTATAPSAAPSASTPLPTDPKVKVGSLPNGIRYYIRVNHKPEKRAELRLVENAGSVLENENQLGLAHFVEHMAFNGTTHFNHNDLVKYLQSIGVRFGADLNAYTSFDETVYILPIPTDTARIVDQAFTILEDWARGQLFDSSEVTDERGVVREEWRLGKGASDRMLHQWLPIALRGSLYAERLPIGNEQSIMTATPARVRSFYKTWYRPDLQAVIAVGDFDPVAIEALIKKHFSGIPKAVNPTKRPTITVPPNKEPLIAVASDKEAQGSDVSLMFKLPLEKTKTVGDYRRDLMERLYLSMLNARLEEISQKPDAPFLGGDASKGSFIGRESDAFTLAANVKNGTIDVGLQALLLEAKRVDEFGFLQSELDRAKQNMLRGYERAYAERDKSQSASYVQEYIDNYLNGEPFPGIDYEYKLVQQLVPTISLAEVNKMASAWITDENRVIIAESPAKDSVKVPTAAELKAVFERAAKTPVVAYTENLSSGALVANDPTPGKIVATKTIPSVSVTDWTLSNGAHVLVKPTDFKDDEVLFSASAMGGSSLAPDSNFISAAFASSVVGLSGIGDFSAVDLGKKLAGKAAAVSPSVSETGEALSGHASPKDLETLFQLAYLDFTAPRLDESAFAAWKNQAAAFFADKGNDPDQVFGDTVSWTMSQHNFRARPLTAPVFAELDPHKSLSFYKDRFADAGNFTFLFVGNVDTVTLKPLVEKYLASLPSTHKNETFRDNGGAPPKGVVEKVVRKGVEPKANTLIQFTGACTYAPETRFAFRALVEYFRIKLDETLREKLGGTYSPSFGGGCGRIPRQEYELSVQFNSSPENVEMLSKAVFAMIDSLKAKPPSATDLAKVKEQLTRAREVEVKQNAYWVGNIMARQQAGEDIAGLLKPYDQMLAGLTAGQIQDAAKKYFDTNNYARFVLLPENAKVNP
- a CDS encoding Xaa-Pro aminopeptidase; the encoded protein is MFRLGMVRGAVAMLVAAVPAAAQIGQGEFSARREALAKKIDSGFVIAFGGRTPITDFGPFHQLPAFHYLTNFDEPDAAMVMVVRRGVGTTTLFLTPADPRAAFYYGWRPDSASVEKTLGVRARSFAAVGAVADSLASAGLPLYTLADFEDADFSRADSLTRGRVFVRSLESKHPGLVAKDAATLVDQLRAKKSAAEIALLKKAAEISSEGHRAAMTAPMPSHEYELQAALEYTFTKLGGSRPAYGSIVGSGLNGTQLHYMKDRGQTKPGDVVVIDAATEYEGYAADITRTIPVSGTYSPEQRAMYQLVRDAQSAAERNARPGKSAAAAQDSSVAVRARGLAKLGLIESEDATFDPPWQANCERTPSMCKQGMLWMIHGISHGLGLAVHDPAQFSYGERVYQPGDVFTIEPGIYVSARMIDALPDTPKNRAFIAKVKPAVARYEGTGVRIEDDYLITDTGLERLSNAPREIAEIEALMKKRTRPVVP